Genomic window (Dyadobacter fanqingshengii):
TCCGGACGCCGATGAATGGCGTGATCGGGATGATCGATTTGCTGGGTGAAACGCCGCTGGATGTGGAGCAAAAAGATTACGTGCTCACGATCAAGCGTTCATCGGAAACATTACTCAACATTCTGAACGACATTCTGGATCTTTCCAAAATTGAAGCAGGAAAGATGGAACTGCACGAGGCGCCGATTGCGACAGAGGAATTGTTGCTGAAACTCGTCTCACTTTTTGGACAAACGGCCAAAAGCAAGGGAAATACGCTTACTTATCACATAGCGCCCGACATTCCGAAATTTATCATTGCGGATCAGACGCGATTACTGCAAATCCTGTCGAACCTTACTTCCAATGCATTGAAATTCACCGATCATGGGGCAGTAACACTGTTTTTAACATTGGTTAAAAAGGAGGGTTTGTTTCATAAGATCAAAGTCGAGGTCCAGGATTCGGGCATAGGGATCAGTCCGATGGACAGGCAGATATTGTTTACTTCATTTACGCAGCTGGATAATTCTTCGCGCAAATCATTTGGCGGAACAGGGCTTGGGCTGGCCATTTCCAAGCAGTTATGCGAGCTTATGCACGGGGAAATTGGCGTAGAGTCTACGGTAGGAGAGGGCAGCACGTTTTGGTTTACATTTGAAACAAAGGAAACGTCCATTGCGCAAGCCAGCACCATTGTGCGAATGGAGGAAACCCCGATTGAGAATGTTTTCAAGGATTATCATCCCACCATTTTGCTTGTGGATGACAATGCCGTGAACCGAAAAGTGGCTAATGAAATCCTCAAAAAATCAGGTTGCTACGTAGATCTTGCGGAGAGCGGTTTCAAGGCAATTGAAATGGTTGAGGCCAAGAGAAAAGTTTCGGATGTGAGTTACGACATCATTTTTATGGATATTCAAATGCCGGATATGGATGGTGTGGAGACTTCTCAGGAACTTAAAAAGCGCTTCCCTGATTCCATGCCACCGATCGTTGCGATGACGGCCTACTCCATGAAAGAAGACCGCGACCGGTTTATGAGCCAGGGCATGGACGATTACATTGCCAAGCCGATCCGCGCGCAAACATTGATCCTGAAAGTAAAAGATTTGCTGGGCAATGTTGAAAGCCGTAAGCTGGAATCCAAGCAGCGTGAAATTGCCCAGGAAGTGATTTTGCCCGTTTTGGATAAAGAAATCATAGACCAATTGAATGGCATAGGCGGCCCTGAACTGGTGTGGTCTGTGTTCGAAGATTTTGTCACAGAATCCAACGAGCTGGTTTCAGGCGCTTTGGAGGCTTATGCCAATGGCGACATCAAAACGATCAAAAGTAATTTGCATACATTGAAAGGGAGCGGCGGAACTGTGGGCGTGGCGCAAGTCGCGGAAATAGCGCGCGATGCCGAATGGCGGTTGAAATCGGATGACACCAGCACGCTTGCAGAGGCGCTTCCGAAGTTGGAAAAAGCCTACCAAAAGTTCCTGAATGCCTATGAAGGGCTGCTGAAAGACTGGTTAAAGTGAAATTTTCTCGTCGGGTAAATGCCGGCGTTGATCTATAAGTGCGGTGGTTTTATCGATTGTAGAGGTTTATTGCTGAGCGGGATTAAACTATAATCAAAAAGGATGCTCTAAACTGCAATAAACCTTTACAGAAACCATGAACAGACTCGCATCCCTATTCTCACTGCTGATATTATTGTCCTTTTCAGCATTCGCACAAGACCAGACCGGCCGGATCACCGGCGTGGTGAAAGACAGCGTGACCAACGAACCGGTCATAGGCGCTTATGTGGCGGTGAGCAGGAACACACCGGATGCGAAGCCCGAGTATGTGACGACCGATATAGATGGCAAATTTTCCTTCAATGGTCTTTCAAAACAAGCTGTTTACCTGGTTAAGGTTTCCTATCTGAGTTATAAAGACGCTTCCCGCACGATTACGTTACAAGATGACAATCAAGATGTTGGAACATTTCAACTAAGCGAAGCGGTTGCGAACCTGAAAGAAATTAAAGTCGTAGGCCAGGTTACCGCTATGGAGCAGAAGGGCGATACGACCCAATTCAATGCGGCCGCATTTAAAACGAATCCGGACGCAACTTCTGAGGATTTGATCCAAAAAATGCCTGGCATTACGGTTACGAATGGAACAGTGACGGCTCACGGAGAGACAGTTAACAGGGTTTTGGTGGACGGTAAGCCGTTCTTCGGTGAAGATGCCGCATTGACATTGAAATCACTTCCTGCCGAAATTGTAGACAAAATAGAAGTCTTTGACAAACTGAGCGATCAGGCGCAATTCACAGGCTTTGACGATGGTAACGGACAGAAAACAATCAACATTGTAACCAAAGCGGATCGCAAAATGGGCCAGTTTGGTAAAGTGTTCGCTGGTTATGGATTGGATAACCGTTATCAGGCCGGTGGAAATGTGAGTTTTTTCAAAGATAATCAGCGTATATCCGTGATCGGGTTGAGCAATAACATTAACATGCAGAATTTTTCAAGCCAGGATCTCATCGGTGTTTCCGGCGGAGGCGGCGGCGGCGGAAGAGGTGGCTCGGGCGGTGGCGGTTCGGCTGGTAACTTCCTGGTTGGTAACCAAAGCGGGATTACGGGGACTAACTCCTTCGGATTAAATTATGCCAATAAGTTTGGAAAAAAAGTGGATGTTACCGGCAGTTATTTTTTCAACCGCACGGGCAACAGCAATTTGCAGAGCATGCAGCAGCGCTTCATTTTACCAGGGGATACGGATTCAACGGATCAGATTTATAATGAAAATAGCCGCACCAATAACACCAACGCGAATCACAGACTGAATTTCCGAATAGAATACAACATCAATAAAAACAACTCGCTGATCATTACACCGCGACTGAGCTTTCAGGACAACAATTCGGTAAGTACAAAAGTAGGGCTCAATACATCAGGCAATGGCCTGCGTATCAACAGCCTGGATAACAATCAACGCAATGCAACCAATGCTTACAACTTCAATAACGACGTTTTGTTCCGTCATTCATTTGAAAAGAAAGGCCGGACATTATCGGTAAATTTGAACACGCAGCTGAATGATCGTAACGGAATTGGTAACCTCTATTCCAGAACCATGTATTTTGACAGTCTGGGCCTGGCCGCGAGAGGTGATACGCTTGATCAGCAAAGCTTTACATATTCCAACGGTCTTACATTGGGCGGAAACCTAATTTATACCGAACCAATTGGAAAAAACAGCCAGTTACAGTTCAACTACGGCCTTACGGTGAGCAACAGCGATTCCAAAAAGGAAACTTACAACATGAGTTTTGATGAAAACACTTACTCAGACCTGGATTCGTTGCTTTCCAACACTTTTGACAATCGTTATGTGACCAATCGTGCGGGAATAGGATATCGTTACCGCAAAAATAGCTGGTCTGCAAATTTCGGCTTGGATTTTCAGAACACGGGGCTGTACAGCCAGCAATTGGCGCCGATTAATGCCAAAGTAGATCAGTCATTTACCAATCTGCTGCCGAATTTCATGTTGAGTTACAGATCCAAAGCCGGCACGCAGTTCCGCACATTTTTCCGAAGCTCGACAAATCAGCCGTCTATCTCACAACTACAAAATGTGATCGACAACAGCAATCCATTGGCATT
Coding sequences:
- a CDS encoding TonB-dependent receptor encodes the protein MNRLASLFSLLILLSFSAFAQDQTGRITGVVKDSVTNEPVIGAYVAVSRNTPDAKPEYVTTDIDGKFSFNGLSKQAVYLVKVSYLSYKDASRTITLQDDNQDVGTFQLSEAVANLKEIKVVGQVTAMEQKGDTTQFNAAAFKTNPDATSEDLIQKMPGITVTNGTVTAHGETVNRVLVDGKPFFGEDAALTLKSLPAEIVDKIEVFDKLSDQAQFTGFDDGNGQKTINIVTKADRKMGQFGKVFAGYGLDNRYQAGGNVSFFKDNQRISVIGLSNNINMQNFSSQDLIGVSGGGGGGGRGGSGGGGSAGNFLVGNQSGITGTNSFGLNYANKFGKKVDVTGSYFFNRTGNSNLQSMQQRFILPGDTDSTDQIYNENSRTNNTNANHRLNFRIEYNINKNNSLIITPRLSFQDNNSVSTKVGLNTSGNGLRINSLDNNQRNATNAYNFNNDVLFRHSFEKKGRTLSVNLNTQLNDRNGIGNLYSRTMYFDSLGLAARGDTLDQQSFTYSNGLTLGGNLIYTEPIGKNSQLQFNYGLTVSNSDSKKETYNMSFDENTYSDLDSLLSNTFDNRYVTNRAGIGYRYRKNSWSANFGLDFQNTGLYSQQLAPINAKVDQSFTNLLPNFMLSYRSKAGTQFRTFFRSSTNQPSISQLQNVIDNSNPLALTAGNPDLKQEYRNIFNVRYSLAGAERPYSLNAMIFVTQTNNAIVNSTLIAQEPTEVANGIILERGAKFTKPVNVDGSWNARTFLAYGKPVAPLKLNVNLTTGFNYVRSPGLINNTSNFSNTYAVSQGLVISSNVSENLDFTVSYSGNYNMVRNTIQPNLNNNYYTQGITGRVNWIFGKGFVVQSDISNQSYRGLGEGYNQNFTLWNASVGKKFLKNNAGELKLTVFDILKQNNSITRNVTETYVQDVTNRVLTQYAMLTFTYTLRNFGKAPAPENNRRRDFEGGDMPGGGRGGRGDRGGFN